The following coding sequences are from one Nitrospira sp. CR1.1 window:
- the ccsB gene encoding c-type cytochrome biogenesis protein CcsB — MMRSLFLFDMTFWLYLAALGLYVAYLFAKRPAMQMAAAGHPIDNLEDRDGAWATQLGQVATLVTVFGWVLNTMALMTRAFERMEHSGTFAPWSNQFEAMAYVSWAIILGYVLLEFRYRIKAVGAFVVGIGFIAMGAASLLPYRYQTAEPLVPALNSYWIYIHVSVTLTSYAAFAMAGGLGLMYLFKERAVNRGSQSRFYAAFPDLETIDELGYKAIMLGFPLLAFGIILGAMWANYAWGGYWSWDPKETWSLIVWLIYGAYIHARMTRGWEGHKAAIYAIFGFLMVIFCFWGVNFLLSGLHAYA, encoded by the coding sequence ATGATGCGATCATTGTTTCTGTTCGATATGACGTTCTGGCTCTATCTGGCTGCACTAGGGCTCTACGTGGCGTATCTGTTCGCGAAGCGTCCCGCGATGCAGATGGCTGCGGCCGGGCATCCCATCGATAACCTTGAAGATCGCGATGGGGCCTGGGCGACTCAACTGGGACAGGTGGCTACCCTGGTGACCGTGTTTGGATGGGTGCTCAATACTATGGCCTTGATGACCAGGGCCTTCGAGCGGATGGAGCATTCCGGAACCTTCGCCCCCTGGTCCAATCAATTCGAGGCCATGGCGTATGTGTCATGGGCGATCATCCTCGGCTATGTGCTCTTGGAGTTTCGTTACCGGATCAAGGCTGTCGGCGCGTTTGTGGTCGGGATCGGATTTATTGCGATGGGGGCAGCCTCTCTTCTGCCCTATCGCTACCAGACGGCAGAACCGCTGGTGCCGGCCTTAAATAGCTATTGGATTTACATCCATGTGTCCGTCACCTTGACCAGCTACGCGGCATTTGCCATGGCCGGAGGGTTGGGTCTGATGTATCTCTTCAAGGAGAGGGCGGTGAATCGGGGCAGCCAGTCCCGGTTTTATGCGGCATTCCCTGATCTCGAAACTATTGATGAACTGGGGTACAAGGCGATCATGTTGGGCTTCCCATTGCTGGCCTTTGGCATCATTCTCGGAGCCATGTGGGCGAATTATGCCTGGGGTGGTTATTGGAGTTGGGATCCAAAAGAAACCTGGTCGTTGATCGTCTGGCTGATCTACGGGGCGTATATTCATGCTCGCATGACGCGTGGATGGGAAGGGCATAAGGCTGCCATTTATGCGATCTTCGGATTTTTGATGGTTATTTTCTGCTTCTGGGGAGTGAATTTTCTGCTCTCTGGTCTGCATGCGTACGCATAG